One Thermoanaerobacter kivui genomic window, GTGCTTTACGGCTTAAAATATTATCTAATATACCAAGCAATGGACCAAGTAACAAGCCAGGCAGAGGCTATAAAAAGTAAACTGGGGGAAATAAAAGGGGACGTCAATTTATTTGAAAAAGATTTGATTTTTTCAAGCATACCAAATGAAAATATTTATACAAAAATATTTGATGAAAAAGGGAATGTCATCTATTCTTCTAAAAGATTAGAAAGAATTAATATTCCTCATGATGTAAACATAGATATTCCTGTTAAAATTGACAAATATGATAAGGATTTGACTTACCTCAATACCATTTTTAAAAGCGATGATAAAGTGTTCTATATTCAAGTGATAAAGGACATGGAAAATGAATATTTGTTTTTGAAGCTACTTTTTATTTTGATGTTTTTTGCGGATGCGGCAGGAATTTTTGTGTCCTTTATTGCAGGATATTTCGTTACAAAGAGGGCTTTAAGACCTGTGGATTATATGACAAAAGAAGTAAGAGAGATAGATGCCCATGGGTTAAATAAAAGACTTAAAATATATGGAGAAGACGATGAACTTACAAGATTGGCAAAAACCTTTAATGACATGCTGGATAGGTTGGAAGATTCTTTTAAAAGGCAGAACATGTTTGTCTCTGATGCTTCTCACGAACTTAGAACCCCAATTTCTGTAATAAAAGGGTATATTGACATGTTGGATAGATGGGGAAAAGAGGACAAAGCCGTATTGCAAGAGGCTATAGAGGCGATTAAAAAAGAGACATTAGACATGGAGCATCTCATTGAAAGACTTCTTTTGTTGGCAAAAGGAGATAATAAATCGATAAAGTTAAATAAGGAAGAGTTTAATTTAAAGGATGTAATAAAAGAGGTTGCAGAGGAAATAAAAATGTTAAATGAAAGCAAAAATATAGTTGTAAAAGGGCAAAATGACATAAATATAATGGCTAACAAAAAACTCATTAAAGAGCTTATAAGGATATT contains:
- a CDS encoding sensor histidine kinase: MKIKLWPRRITLRIALLYSVVFSVILVVLNASVLYGLKYYLIYQAMDQVTSQAEAIKSKLGEIKGDVNLFEKDLIFSSIPNENIYTKIFDEKGNVIYSSKRLERINIPHDVNIDIPVKIDKYDKDLTYLNTIFKSDDKVFYIQVIKDMENEYLFLKLLFILMFFADAAGIFVSFIAGYFVTKRALRPVDYMTKEVREIDAHGLNKRLKIYGEDDELTRLAKTFNDMLDRLEDSFKRQNMFVSDASHELRTPISVIKGYIDMLDRWGKEDKAVLQEAIEAIKKETLDMEHLIERLLLLAKGDNKSIKLNKEEFNLKDVIKEVAEEIKMLNESKNIVVKGQNDINIMANKKLIKELIRIFLDNAAKYTSSDGNIEIDVGKDNSKAYIKIKDDGVGIPKEDIPHIFDRFYRVDKARAKETGGAGLGLAIAKWIIEEHKGSVTVKSEVGKGSEFTITLPIFPPV